The DNA sequence TATATGAAGTTGCAGAGCCATTAAAAATAACAGTGCTTGGATTAAAAGCAGTAGTTGTTGCCTCTTCTAATTGATATGTTTGTGCACCGGGAACATTATTCCAAGTAATTGAATAGCTGTTATTGCCGGTTGCGTTCTGTATTCCGCTTAGCACTGGGGCGTCAAGTATTTGTGGTGCTTGAACATTTATTGTGATACTTACGTTATTACTTGCGCTACTTTTTCCAGAAGCATTAGATGCGAAAACGCGGTAATAATAATTGCCATTAGGTTGATTTTGGAACGTTTTTGAAAGTGCAGATCCTTGATATGCAATCGTTGAATTTGCAAACGATGCTGAAAGCGCTTGCTCTAAAATATATTGAGTTGCGTTAGCGACGCTATGCCAACTTACAGAATAATTTGCACCAGAGCCGTTTATCGGATCTAAAACAGGCGCTTGAGGGATTGGTAGAGAGGTTGTGCATTGCGCTGGATCTAATGCGGCAGTTGCTATGAGATTAGAAATTCCTGGAGCGATAGTGCCGCTTTTATTGATAACCATGCCGACTGTTGCTGAAGCACCCGGCGCTATTACACCGCCACCAGACCATGCAGGATTTTTTATGGTTACCGTATTGCCAGAAACGGTAGAAACGCCATTCCACGCACTGCTAAATGTATGACCCGAAGGAAGCTGGAAGGTCAGCGACCAAGAAACTGACGGTTGCGAAGTTGTATTACTTAAAGTGATCGTAATCTGATAACCACCTTGCCATGAAGAATCGACGACATATTGCGCTCCTAAGTTGAACGAACAAGGATTTGTAGGCGGAGTCGGCGGCGTAGTTACTTTTGGAATTCCTTGGGCGGAGAGTGCCAAAATAGTTGGCGTTGTTTGAGACGGATTACTCATAGCAAGCGCCACTATCACGCTTTGTTGAGGATCAAGTGAACCATTATCGGTAAGATTAGTAAGCTTAACATGTTGGCCAGTTAATTGGCTGTTAGCGTTCCATGCGCATCCTAATTTTTGCCCGGCTGGAATATCAAAATCTGCTGACCACGCAGTTAGTGGAGTATTTAAATTATTCGTAAGCGTTAAGTGAGCATTATAGCCATTTACCCAACTTGCATCTATAGTAAATGAGCTGGAAATGGGCAAGTCTGCAAACATTGAAACTGTTTGCAAACATGCTGCAAACATTAATAAAAACCTATTTCCAGTTGGATTTTTGCGCATATCTTTCCTTTTTTTTGAGATTTCTATTCCGTGTTTGAAGATAGGCAAAAGCTTATTGTTTGAGTCAATGAAATTAAAAAATCGGTCCTCTAAGTATGTTGATTTTTTAAATACTAATATTTTATTGTTTTAGCACTCCTTGGATTGTTTTCGATGGTCTCTGTAAACTCAAAAGAGGATTTATATGCGCACTTCTAAATTGATTATTTTATTATTTTTAATATCTTCCAGCGTCTGGATTGGGGCAAGTCATCAAGGACGCTGCGATAATGGTCCACTTATCAAACCATTTTCTGTAACAGTAAGAGCCGGTGTTGCGCCTTCGCTTTTTACTGATCGTGGTTCGGTTAATGTTGTGGTATGCCCTTTTTCACCCCCATTCTTTGAAGTAGCAAAAGGTCAGAAATTTGGAGACATTTGGCATAATTATGCCGCAAACGTGGGCGTAGATTTTGGCTATGCTCTTTGCAATAATGTAGAACTTTTTGGAGAATTTAATTATCGCAGAGCCAAGGCAACTAACAAATCTTTTCTCGGTGTTGCCCCAACTGGCGCATTCGGCAACTTTTTCTTCGATCTTGACGACTTTCAAGAATATGCAGGATATTGCGGCTTTCGCTATTTTTTCAATCGCGTAATTTGTGAACGAATGGCATTTTTTCTGGGTTCGAAATTTGGTTTAGTCAATTACCCTAAAATTCGAACGAGGCCACTTACTATTATCAATGCAACTGGCATTTCATTGATACAAGATACTGTTTGGTTCGACGCCCATACTGCCGTCAGCGGTGGATTGCAAGTTGGATTCGATTATTTAATCTGTGATTGGATCTCACTATTTTTTAATGCCGAAATCGTCGCTTCCGGTTCATTAAAGCCATTTTTTAATTTTGTAAAAGCCGATCCAACAATTTTTCCTAACTTTACCAATTTGCTTCGCGAAGCTAACGGAACACTTCTTTCGTTCCCCGTCAATATCGGATTTAGATTTTATTTTGGATAAACTATGAAAATTTAAAAGGGCCCGGTTATATTCCAGGCCCTTTTTTAATTAGATTATTTATTTTTAAGGGTTATTCGAAATTGGAAGCAAGATATTCAAACCAACGTCTACTGCTCGGTAAACCCCAATAGCAATTGTAATTTTGGTGAGCTTGCATTTATCGCAAATGCCTTTGCATTCTTCATTGTTGCACGTAATGCATGAACCAATAACCGGGACATGGCGCGCTATGTTTTGAAATGTGCGTGTGCATGTAATGCCAGCAACCGCAGCAGCTATGGGCGCTCTCCATGAAAGATTCTGTAAGCCATCTGAAGTTTTATCATTTGCTATGAGGCTCAAAGAAAGCATGCCGCCAGAAATTGAGATAACATTTCCCGCATCTTGCGCATCAATTCCAGTTTTTTCAGAGAATTTTTTCACTGCTTCTTTTTTACTCAGTTCATCGGTTGCATATTTAGCTGCGCCGGATAAAAGTAAACCACCAGCTGCTTTGGCCATGTCAATTCCAGATGCTTCTGCTTTGATTTGCGAATTAAAACTTACTGCTGCAATTAGTGCAAATATTGATAAGCGTAATGAAAATTGTAACATAGAAACTCCTTAAAAGTCGTTTTAACTATCGTTGATAAGAGTAATCGAAGAAACTTATTTATCAATTAATCGAAAAAAAGTTTGTATTTTTTTGAAAGGCTTTCCATTTATTGTTAAGCGTGTGCGGTTTTGAGTAAACTATTATGCACATTGCGCCCTTTGATGGATATTTTTCTAATATATTTTATGAATGGAGATGGCGATGACGTTATTAAAAAAAATTGGTTACGTGCTTGGTGGCATTGTAACTTTTTTTGCTGTCGGTTATGCGATGCAACTTCCA is a window from the Candidatus Babeliales bacterium genome containing:
- a CDS encoding glycosyl hydrolase family 18 protein, which translates into the protein MRKNPTGNRFLLMFAACLQTVSMFADLPISSSFTIDASWVNGYNAHLTLTNNLNTPLTAWSADFDIPAGQKLGCAWNANSQLTGQHVKLTNLTDNGSLDPQQSVIVALAMSNPSQTTPTILALSAQGIPKVTTPPTPPTNPCSFNLGAQYVVDSSWQGGYQITITLSNTTSQPSVSWSLTFQLPSGHTFSSAWNGVSTVSGNTVTIKNPAWSGGGVIAPGASATVGMVINKSGTIAPGISNLIATAALDPAQCTTSLPIPQAPVLDPINGSGANYSVSWHSVANATQYILEQALSASFANSTIAYQGSALSKTFQNQPNGNYYYRVFASNASGKSSASNNVSITINVQAPQILDAPVLSGIQNATGNNSYSITWNNVPGAQTYQLEEATTTAFNPSTVIFNGSATSYTVSGKANGTYYYRVKAAASGVVSQPSNIATTQVNQPTTSQPKKIVGYYANWSIYRTPAFKPQNINASLITHLNYAFLKHDIAGNVALFDPWADVEYRDNWNLEKPYWGNFRQIYDLKQKYPHLKTLISVGGWTLSDNFSKMAANPQARANFVSQCIAMCDQYSFDGVDIDWEYPNFAEHSGRQEDTQNFTQLLKELYQAAKAHSPQLLVTIAAPAGPNHYQDIEVNKIHNYLDWINVMCYDFAGSWDTKTGHHAPLYQPLQGEPKFNASDAVQYYVSQGVPSEKVVLGIPLYGRSYANVNSTTDGLYCTFNGVGSGTTEEAGYRFFSDIKKNLLNTYTRFWEDQAKAPYLFNTSNKEFITYEDEQSIALKANYIKQNNLGGAMIWELGLDTPTWDGINTIVNGLK